The Pyxidicoccus trucidator genomic sequence GCCGCGAAGTACCACCTCGAGGAGCACGGGGTCCCGCGCTGGGTCTGGGATGAGCCGAGCCTGCTCGACCAACGCGACAAGGACATCCGGGCCCGGCCGTACTACGCGAACCACGTCGGGGCGGACCTCTCCATCAGCCTCCACACCAACGCCTTCGGGGAGGGCCAGGCCCGGGGCACGGAGACCTACTGGTACACGGCGAAGTATCCGCACCTGGAGGCGAGCGCGAAGCGCTTCGCCGCCGCGCTGAACGAGGGCGCGGTGAAGTCCATTCGCGAGTACTTCGACGACGGCTACGGCCGCCAGGCCTATGTGAATCCCTACCCGGCGGGTGGCGTCCCCGAGTGGCCCTACTACGCGCCCTATCCGGCCCCCTTCGATTACGGCGGCTATTCCCGGTGGAACGACCGTGGGGTGAAGACCTCCAACTTCGGTGAGATTCGCGAGGCGCAGATGCCGGCGGCGCTCATCGAGCTGGCCTTCCACGACAGCTGGAAGTGGTATCCGGACAACCTCTTCCTCCAGGACCCCATCTTCCAGGCGACGTCGGCCTGGGGCCTGTACGAGGGCGTCTGCCGCTACTTCGACATCCTCCCCAGGCCGCGCCTCGCCTCGAAGCTCGTGGCAGGCACGGTGCCGGCCCTGGTCGGCCCCGGCCAGGCGCTCAGCGCGTCGGTGACGTTCCAGAACGAGGGCATGACGTGGAACTGGGGCCGCCGCTGGATGAACGGCGCGTACGCGGCCTACACCGTGTGGCAGCTGCGCGTCCTGGAGGGACAGCCGGAGTTCTCCGCGCCCGAGCGCATCTCCATCGACGAGACGGACATCCTGCACCCGGGGGACACCCGGACGTTCGACGTTCCGCTCGTGGCACCCGCGGTGAGCGGCCTGTACCCGCTCCGGTTGACGATGACCAAGGCGGACGCGCGCGGTGGGGACTTCGGAGAGGAATTCGCGGCGCTGGTGCGAGTGGATGCGGACCCTCCGGCAATCTCTGTCTCCTCGCCTCGGCTGGAGACCCATCCCTACGGCACGCAGCGCATCGAGTTCAGCGCCGAGGACGCGTGGAGCGGCGTCGCGGAGCTGACGGCCACGCTCGACGGTGCGCCGGTCACCTCCGGTGAGGAGGTCGTCGGGCTGATGCCGGGGGAGCACACCCTGGTCGTCTCCGCCAGGGATGGGCTGGGCAACGCCACCACCGTCACGCGCACCTTCACGGTGGTGAACACCTCCGGGCTGGTGACGGGTGGTGGCTGGGCGAGGCTCGCGCGGAAGAAGGCCACCTTCGGCGTGGCGGCGCTGATGGCGCCGGGCACCTTCCAGCCGGTGGGTCACTTCACCTTCCATGACCACGACCTCCAGCTGTCGCTGCACAGCGCACAGCTGCAGGCCTTCGGCCTGTCGGAGGGCACGGCCACGCTCTTCGGCACGTGCACCGTGAACCACAAGCCCGGGCACTGGTTCCGGCTCGAGCTGACGGAGGGCCGTGGAGGGAAGGGCGGGTCCATCCGGCTCGTGCTCGACACCGGCTACCGCCTCGACGCGCCGTTGGAGGGCGGCAACATCACCCTGCTGTCGATGGAGGAGTCATACCCGGGGAGCAGGTAGGAGCGCGCACCCCGCGAAATGGATGAGAGGCTTTGACCATGAGCGCCGCCCCCCCTCCTTGCGGCGGGTGGGGCGGGGCCGTCTCAGCCCCAGCCCTCTATGCTCGCTGGCTGGGGCAGGGGAGGGGCATCCAACCTGGCTACGGATCGAGGCGGTTGGGGCGCCAGAGCTGCACGTCCGAGCGGCTCCCGGCGCGCACCACCGTGGCCAGCACGGGCTGACCGCGCGCATCCACCACGAGGGCGTCCCGCCCGACCAGGACGTCCGCGCCCGCGCGCGACACCGCGCCCAGCGACGTCCACCCCGAGCTGGAGGCACGCCACACCTGGACCTTCGCGGAGTCGCCGGCCTCCGTCCACGCCAACACCGGGTGGCCCTGTCCGTCCAACTCCATCGCGAGCGAGGGAGCCGAGGCGGGCGGCGCGGCCACCGCGGTCAGGGGCCCGACCCGCGCCCACGCGCCATCGACGAGCCGGTGGACGAACACCCGGCTTCCGCCGTCATCCGCTTCACGCCAGGCCACGACGGGCCGTCCGGACGCGTCCACGCGCACCGTGGGCTCTCCACTGAAGCCGCGGGTCGGAAGGCTGGCCCCGAGCTGCGTCCACGCCCTCCCATTCCAGCGGCTCACGACGAGGTGGCCGTGTCCATTCAAGGCCGCCACCACCGGGCGGCCCTCCGCGTCCACGGCGAGGGCGGGAAGGCTCAAGCCCTTCACGTCCTGGAGGTCGCTTTCCAGAGAGGGGATGTCGACGGTGCCGCTGTCGTCCGAGCCCAGGATGGCGATGTAGTCCGGGGTGTCCGAGACATTCGGATACACGCAGGCGACCAGGCCGGGGCCCTGGGGTCCCATCGCGGCCGCGGGCTGGAGGCAATAGAAGATGTAGTCGTCCAGGTAGGTGCCGGAGGGCGTGAAGTAGTGGATGTCGAGTCGCTCCCCGCCCACCTCGAGAAGGTCCACGAGCAGGACGCGGTCTCCCGCCCCCATGGCGAAGGCCACGGCCAGCACCTGGGAGCCGCCCACGTCCTCCAACTCCGTCCACTCCCGGTCCGTCCAGCGCCAGCTTCGGAGCTGGTGTGAACCGGTGGGGCTGTTCGCGGCGCGGAAGGCCACCGCGGGCCGGCCCGCGCCATCGAGCTGGAGAAGGGGAAGCTGCGCGTAGGGCCCATAGAAGCCCGGCGCCGGCACGACTCCATGCGCGGCGAGCCAGCGCGGGACGGAGAAGGCCCACGGCGCGGGAGGCACCAGCGCGTTGCCCACCGCATCCGTCAGGCCCGCCGCCAGGGTCACCTCGACACGCGCCGGGGGCCGAAGCGGTTGCGCCGGGGTCAGCGTCAGCGTGCGGCCGTCCTGCGACAGGCCGAGCGTCGCGGCCACGGGCTGTCCGTCCACGAGCAGCGTCAGGGCGTCCGGGGTGACGCTGGAGGGCAGGAGGGGCTCGGAGAAGTCCACCCGGACGAGGCTGCCCGTGGCGGCCTCCCCGCCGGGCGCGGGTGAGCGCTCCATGAGGGACGGCGGCGTGTGGTCCACCACCACGGTTTGCGCGGCGCTGCGGACCTGCGCGGCGCCACAGGTGGCCCGGCCCTGGAGGGAGTAGGTGCCATCCTCCACGGACGTCGTGTCCCACGCGTAGGTGTACGGCGGGGGGAGCTCCGCCAGCACCAGGCCGTCACGCAGCAGCTGCACCTTCTCCGCCTGCCCGGAGACCGTGAGCGCCACGGACACCTCACCCCGCGTGGTCACCGGCTCCGAAGGCGCGGCGAGTGTCACGGCGAGGCCCGTGGCGTCACAGCCGGAAGGCGGTGGGGGGGGAGGTGTCGGCGCGGGGGACGGTCCAGAGCCACCGCTACAGGCGATAAGGAGGAACAGGCACAGCGGCGGCAGGTTCTTGGGGGGCATGGGCGGTGGGGCTGGAGCGTTCACGGAAGGAACGCCCCCTCCATGACGGCGTCGCACGAAAACGACCTGCTTCGACCGTTCCGCACTGATTCACGGCTTGGACGAGTCCAGCTCGTGATTGAAGTCGGCGTTCAGTGCACCGCGCGGTCGATTTCCACCGACTTCTCGATGTCCCGGTCGATGATTCGCACGCCGCATGGTCCGTACGGACCCGTGCTCTTGCACCACTCCTTTCCATCCTCGATGGCGAAGAGGTGATAGCGGCCGGGCGGGAGCTCGAGCTCGAAGTCTCCGTCTTCATCTGACTGCACGCGCGCGACGACGTCACCCGCCGAGAGGCCCGGCCCTGCCCCGCGGACGACGACCTCGCGCCGCACCTTTTGCTGCTTACAGCTGGGCCCGGGGCCGTGGCCGGGCGAAGGCATGCAGTCGCCGACGAGCAGGCGCACCTCACCGCGCAGCACGAACCGGGCCTCGGGAGCTACCGTGGGCGCTGGAAGAAAGCGCAGGCTCGACATGAGCCCGTCGATCTCTTCGACGGAAATCTCGGTGTCGAAAACAGTCTCGGTCACGAACCGGATGTTGAGCAGGTCCCCACGGGGGTTCTTCACGTAGTAGGAGCGCTCCGTCGGCGTCTGCACCTGCAAGGCAGGTTGCGTGTCGATGGTGACCTCGGCCACCTGGTACGTCGGAGGCGGTCTGTTCCGGAGCCGATCGAGCGTGCCGTCCGCGTCAGCTACGACGCTCACTCCGCCCGCGCCCCGCGACGACCGACCATTTGCGTCCGCGCGCGAGACCGAGAACCCCAGCGAGCCCGGACTCTCGCGGCTCGTCCAGTTCCTGGGCAGGCGGCCGGAGATGAGGAACTGCTCGGAACGGAATGACGTGGACCGCCATGCGAGCCCGGCACCGATGGCAGCAGCCACCGCGAGGATGACGACCACGATTTTCACACGCTTCATGGTGCGGCCTCGGGGGCCCGACGCGAGGAGACGAAGCCACCAGCGTCACGGGCCTTGCATCCGCTCAGCGCGACACACAGGAGAAGAAGGGCGATTCGCACGGGACGCAGGATAGGAAATTCCCCACGCGGTCGCTCGCCTCCTGACGTCCAACGCTGGAGTGGGGCGCACGGGGCGCCCCAGCCCAGGTCCCCCCCTGAGACTGCTACTGCACCGTCACCTGGTCCGAGTACTGGGTATAGGTGTTGATGGAGGCGGCGGTGTACTTGAACAGGCCGCTCTGCTGGCCGTTCGTCGTCTCCCAGTAGCGGTACCAGCCAATCATCTCGTTGTAGATGTTGAGGATGGGGTCATTGTAGTACTCGGACATCGCGTAGCCGCCCAGGGTGGAGGTGTGCCAGGCGCGGTAGCCCATCTCCTTGGTAATCGTCACCATCCACGCGCCGCCGTGGTTGAAGCCGGTGGTGGAGACGGCGGTGACGTCCTCGCAGTCATAGGGCGCGTAGGTGTTGTAGAAGGCCTCCGAGCACACCGCGATGACCTGCACCGAGGTCAGGTTCGGCGCGGGGCCGAGCTGGTGGACGCGGCCCGGCTGCGCCTCGGGCGCCTTCGTCTCCGGCGTCACGCGCATCCCGTTCTTGCTCACGTGGAGCTCCGACATCGCCGGCTGGCTCTCCGGCTGGGCCTCCTCGACGCCCTCCACCTCACCGCCACACGCCAGCTGACCGACCACGAGCAGACCCGCCCCCACCAGACGCACAGTGTTCTTCACGATGAACCCCTTTTGACAGTCCAGCCGCGTGCAAAGGCACACAAGACAGACAAAAACGCTCTCGGAACGAGAGACGCCAGGGATGATGACAAGATGACTCTTGCGTGAGTACCCCGTGAACGCGGGGTTGCCGGGCCCGTCGCTGCCCTGGCAGGCGTCCGCTACAGTGCGCGCTCAAGCGCGGGAGGGGTTCGTGGAAGCGATGGAATCGGGACTCGTCGTCGAGGACATGCCGGATGCCCAGGGCTGGTTGAAGGCCGTGCTGATGGCGTCCTTTCCAGACATCCGCGTCGAGGTGGTGGGGAGCGTGCAGGAGGCCCTCACCCGCCTGAACGGGGCGCCTTCCCCGTCCATTGCCCTGGTGGACCTGGGACTGCCGGATGGCTCGGGGCTCGACGTGCTGCGCAAGCTCAAGGAGCGTCACCCGGGCACGCTGCGCATCGTCACCACCATCTTCGACGGTGACCAGCAGCTCTTCTCCGCGCTGCGCGCCGGGGCCCAGGGCTACGTGCTCAAGGACCAGTCGCGCGAGCACCTCGTGCAGCTGCTCCAGGGGATTGTCGCGGGCAACCCGCCGCTCTCCCCGTCCATCGCCCGCAGGCTGCTCGGCTTCTTCTCCGGGCCGGCCCCGGAGTCACCCGACGAGGTGCTCACTCCGCGCGAGGTGGAGGTCCTCACCCTGCTCTCCAAGGGCATCACCATCGCCGGCGCGGCGGACGCGCTCTCACTGAGCCGGCACACGGTGGGCGGCTACGTGAAGGACCTCTACCGCAAGCTCAACGTCTCCACCCGGGCCGAGGCCACGCTGGAGGCCGCCCGCCGGGGCCTCGTGAATGTCGACGGCTACTGAGCCCGCGCGAGCGCGACGGGCGTGGCCCCCTCCAGCGGAACGTCCACCTCCACCCGGCAGCCCCGCGCCCCCTGCTCCCACCGCGCCGAGCCCCCGAGGTCGGCGGCCCGCTGCTGGACGACGCGCGTGCCCACGCCCGGACCCCAGCGCTCCGGCTCTCCGGCACCGGCGGCGCCATCGTCCTCCACCGACAGCTCCAGCCTGTCCACCCCCAGGGCGACGCGCACCGTGATGTGCCGCGCCCGGGCATGCTTGATGGCGTTGGTGATGGCCTCGCGCAGGATGCGGCCCACATTGGTGCGCTGGCGAGCGCTGACGGCGAGCCCCTCCGGCAGCTCCTCGGCGGTGAGCCACTCCAGGCGGAAGCCCACCGTGTCCGCGCGGGCCTGGGCCTCGGAGCGCCAGTCCGCCACGGCCTCGGCCAGCGAGCAGGGCGCGGCCTCCAGGGCGTCCAGCACGTCGCGCATGTCCCGCACCGCCGAGCGGGCGAGCTGCTCGCCCTCGCCACCGCTGGTGATGTACACGAGCGAGAGGAGCTTGGCGCCCAGGTCATCGTGGAGGTCGCGCATGATGCGGCCGCGCTCGGCCAGCGCCCCCTGCTCGCGCTCCCGCTGGGCCTCCAGCGCGCGCCGGCCCATGCCGACGAGGACCTCGGCGGCGGTGACGTCCTCGCGGCGGAAGAGCCTGCTGCCCCGCGCCGGGTGGCGCAGCGTGACGACGTGCCCGGGCCGCAACGCCGGAACCGTGAGCGTCAGGCCGTCCTGGGCCACGCGGACCCCGGGCGCCGTGCCTTGAGTCTCGAGCAACTCCAGGGGCGCGAACTCGCCCCGCAGCACGGCGTGCCACTGCGCCCGCAGCGTGTCCTCGCGGGTGGTGGAGAAGAGCGCGAGCATCCACTGCCCGAAGCGATTCTC encodes the following:
- a CDS encoding N-acetylmuramoyl-L-alanine amidase, which translates into the protein MRIPLACAVLLVAAPVLAQLDVQRNLERIVAERSAFPSGTRVLSVQVRDARVVVELSSDAVARGLGDEQADEMTRELLAGLDFFSELRELEILVDGQPLWKYLPASSAPPAADARSLAPAQTPVDALSLELQGRKIALHPSHGSYWDATNRRWVRAQRTFTGPNPATRLPSDWTGSRYTPSDEYFWNRGLQWGSIYEDDITIHVMRFMKEYLESSGAQVFVTRELSDDAGLYDYSRFGYPNAAFPLPKMQVAAKYHLEEHGVPRWVWDEPSLLDQRDKDIRARPYYANHVGADLSISLHTNAFGEGQARGTETYWYTAKYPHLEASAKRFAAALNEGAVKSIREYFDDGYGRQAYVNPYPAGGVPEWPYYAPYPAPFDYGGYSRWNDRGVKTSNFGEIREAQMPAALIELAFHDSWKWYPDNLFLQDPIFQATSAWGLYEGVCRYFDILPRPRLASKLVAGTVPALVGPGQALSASVTFQNEGMTWNWGRRWMNGAYAAYTVWQLRVLEGQPEFSAPERISIDETDILHPGDTRTFDVPLVAPAVSGLYPLRLTMTKADARGGDFGEEFAALVRVDADPPAISVSSPRLETHPYGTQRIEFSAEDAWSGVAELTATLDGAPVTSGEEVVGLMPGEHTLVVSARDGLGNATTVTRTFTVVNTSGLVTGGGWARLARKKATFGVAALMAPGTFQPVGHFTFHDHDLQLSLHSAQLQAFGLSEGTATLFGTCTVNHKPGHWFRLELTEGRGGKGGSIRLVLDTGYRLDAPLEGGNITLLSMEESYPGSR
- a CDS encoding Ig-like domain-containing protein, translating into MNAPAPPPMPPKNLPPLCLFLLIACSGGSGPSPAPTPPPPPPSGCDATGLAVTLAAPSEPVTTRGEVSVALTVSGQAEKVQLLRDGLVLAELPPPYTYAWDTTSVEDGTYSLQGRATCGAAQVRSAAQTVVVDHTPPSLMERSPAPGGEAATGSLVRVDFSEPLLPSSVTPDALTLLVDGQPVAATLGLSQDGRTLTLTPAQPLRPPARVEVTLAAGLTDAVGNALVPPAPWAFSVPRWLAAHGVVPAPGFYGPYAQLPLLQLDGAGRPAVAFRAANSPTGSHQLRSWRWTDREWTELEDVGGSQVLAVAFAMGAGDRVLLVDLLEVGGERLDIHYFTPSGTYLDDYIFYCLQPAAAMGPQGPGLVACVYPNVSDTPDYIAILGSDDSGTVDIPSLESDLQDVKGLSLPALAVDAEGRPVVAALNGHGHLVVSRWNGRAWTQLGASLPTRGFSGEPTVRVDASGRPVVAWREADDGGSRVFVHRLVDGAWARVGPLTAVAAPPASAPSLAMELDGQGHPVLAWTEAGDSAKVQVWRASSSGWTSLGAVSRAGADVLVGRDALVVDARGQPVLATVVRAGSRSDVQLWRPNRLDP
- a CDS encoding DUF4879 domain-containing protein, which produces MKNTVRLVGAGLLVVGQLACGGEVEGVEEAQPESQPAMSELHVSKNGMRVTPETKAPEAQPGRVHQLGPAPNLTSVQVIAVCSEAFYNTYAPYDCEDVTAVSTTGFNHGGAWMVTITKEMGYRAWHTSTLGGYAMSEYYNDPILNIYNEMIGWYRYWETTNGQQSGLFKYTAASINTYTQYSDQVTVQ
- a CDS encoding response regulator — protein: MESGLVVEDMPDAQGWLKAVLMASFPDIRVEVVGSVQEALTRLNGAPSPSIALVDLGLPDGSGLDVLRKLKERHPGTLRIVTTIFDGDQQLFSALRAGAQGYVLKDQSREHLVQLLQGIVAGNPPLSPSIARRLLGFFSGPAPESPDEVLTPREVEVLTLLSKGITIAGAADALSLSRHTVGGYVKDLYRKLNVSTRAEATLEAARRGLVNVDGY